The Micromonospora sp. WMMD961 genome has a segment encoding these proteins:
- a CDS encoding type II toxin-antitoxin system antitoxin SocA domain-containing protein has translation MANAHDVAAYILSRRGQTSAMKLQKLVYYSQAWHLVWADSPLFPERIEAWANGPVIRELYDAHRGKFAVDQWPLGDPDNLNAAERGTIDAVLDNYGHLDARQLSHLTHGEDPWINARHGLPPTARSDAEITTEVMAEYYSTIDTAEDAVPVDELPWGDWASDSAAYR, from the coding sequence ATGGCTAACGCGCACGACGTGGCCGCGTACATCCTGTCCCGCCGCGGACAGACGTCGGCCATGAAGCTGCAAAAACTCGTCTACTACTCCCAGGCCTGGCACCTTGTTTGGGCCGACAGCCCTCTGTTTCCGGAGAGGATCGAGGCTTGGGCGAATGGCCCGGTCATTCGCGAACTCTACGACGCTCATCGTGGCAAGTTCGCCGTCGATCAGTGGCCGCTGGGTGACCCCGACAATCTCAACGCAGCCGAGCGCGGCACCATCGACGCGGTGCTGGACAACTACGGTCACCTCGACGCCCGGCAGTTGAGTCACCTGACCCACGGTGAGGATCCGTGGATCAACGCCCGCCATGGCCTCCCCCCCACGGCACGCTCTGACGCGGAAATCACGACAGAGGTGATGGCCGAGTACTACTCGACGATCGACACGGCGGAGGATGCCGTGCCGGTAGACGAGCTTCCCTGGGGAGACTGGGCCAGCGACTCGGCGGCGTACCGCTAA
- a CDS encoding Smr/MutS family protein — protein sequence MKLKLDLHDIFNKGQDIDRALRGIMDEAVAKKATLVEIIPGKGSGQLKKRVLRFLDQKDVKQLYHRVEKDSKNFGRLFVHFRWK from the coding sequence ATGAAGCTCAAGCTGGACCTGCACGACATCTTCAACAAGGGCCAGGACATCGACCGCGCGCTGCGCGGGATCATGGACGAGGCGGTGGCGAAGAAGGCCACCCTGGTCGAGATCATCCCTGGTAAGGGTTCGGGTCAGCTCAAAAAGCGGGTGCTGCGGTTCCTCGACCAGAAGGACGTCAAGCAGCTCTACCACCGGGTAGAGAAGGACTCGAAGAACTTCGGCCGCCTCTTCGTCCACTTCCGCTGGAAGTAG
- a CDS encoding tetratricopeptide repeat protein produces the protein MDLLADYRRATMFFETGDPSGAARLLEPIVDAEPGNAAVRQLLARAYFQSAQLNRAEEHLRELIDRDPSDHYAHHVLGRTLERLNRHNDALRHLRIAAAMYATNDDYRTALERVETRVGGAR, from the coding sequence ATGGATCTTCTGGCGGACTACCGGCGGGCGACCATGTTCTTCGAAACCGGTGACCCGAGCGGGGCGGCCCGACTGCTGGAGCCGATCGTCGACGCCGAACCCGGCAACGCGGCCGTTCGGCAGCTGCTGGCCCGCGCGTACTTCCAGTCGGCCCAGCTCAACCGGGCCGAGGAGCACCTGCGGGAGCTGATCGACCGGGACCCGAGCGACCACTACGCGCACCACGTGCTCGGTCGGACGCTGGAGCGGCTGAACCGGCACAACGACGCGCTGCGGCACCTGCGGATCGCCGCCGCGATGTACGCGACCAACGACGACTACCGGACCGCGCTGGAGCGGGTGGAGACCCGAGTGGGCGGCGCGCGCTGA
- a CDS encoding ROK family protein, whose translation MVTTLAIDCGGGGIKASVLDEAGTMRARPLRVPTPYPLPPALFVSTLLDLGGRLPTADRLTVGVPGMIRHGVVVATPHYVTRSGPRSRVDPDLLAEWSGWDARGTLADAFGVPALVLNDAEVHGAGVVAGTGCELVLTLGTGLGSALFDGGVLAPHLELSHAPVRWGTTYDTYVGEPERRRLGDAFWSRRIRQVVDGLRPVFRWDRLYLGGGNSRLIRPEQLARMGDDVVVVPNTAGIVGGVRAWELSAGRRDART comes from the coding sequence GTGGTGACCACACTGGCGATCGACTGCGGCGGCGGAGGCATCAAGGCCTCCGTGCTGGACGAGGCGGGCACGATGCGGGCCCGACCGTTGCGGGTGCCCACCCCGTACCCGTTGCCGCCCGCGCTTTTCGTCTCGACCCTGCTGGATCTGGGCGGACGCCTACCGACGGCGGACCGGCTCACCGTCGGCGTACCCGGGATGATCCGGCACGGGGTGGTGGTCGCCACACCGCACTACGTGACCCGCAGCGGCCCGCGCAGTCGGGTCGACCCGGACCTGCTCGCCGAGTGGTCCGGCTGGGACGCGCGGGGCACCCTCGCGGACGCCTTCGGGGTGCCCGCGCTGGTGCTCAACGACGCCGAGGTGCACGGCGCCGGGGTGGTCGCCGGCACCGGCTGCGAGCTGGTGCTGACCCTGGGGACCGGGCTGGGCAGCGCGCTCTTCGACGGCGGGGTGCTCGCACCGCACCTGGAGTTGTCGCATGCGCCGGTGCGGTGGGGGACCACCTACGACACCTACGTGGGTGAGCCGGAACGTCGGCGGCTCGGCGACGCCTTCTGGTCCCGCCGGATCCGGCAGGTGGTCGACGGGCTGCGTCCGGTGTTCCGGTGGGACCGGCTCTACCTGGGCGGGGGCAACTCCCGCCTGATCCGGCCCGAGCAGCTCGCCCGGATGGGCGACGACGTGGTGGTGGTGCCGAACACCGCCGGAATCGTCGGCGGTGTCCGCGCGTGGGAGCTTTCCGCCGGACGTCGGGACGCCCGCACCTGA
- a CDS encoding ABC-F family ATP-binding cassette domain-containing protein, whose translation MSATMIVKDLAAGHGDRPLFAGLDLVVAPGDVVGLVGPNGAGKSTLLRTLAGLLPVEAGSVRLSPPTATVGHLPQEPERRPGETVRDFLARRTGVTAAQAALDAATEALTTGAAGADDAYGDALERWLALGGADLDERAEQVSADLGLAVDLDHPTTGLSGGQAARAGLASLLLSRYDIFLLDEPTNDLDLAGLERLEEFVTGLRAGTVLVSHDREFLTRTVTRVLELDLPQQQVNHYGGGYAAYLEEREVARRHARADFEEYADTKAGLEARARTQRGWMEKGVKNARRKATDNDKIGRKFRSEASEKQAGKVKQTERLIERLDVVEEPRKEWELRMEIAAAPRAGAVVATLRGAVVRRGGFTLGPVDLQIDWADRVAVTGANGSGKSTLLAALLGRLPLDEGTASLGPGVVVGEVDQARGLFLGDAPLIDAFHAAVPHLSPADARTLLAKFGLRAAHVPRPAATLSPGERTRAALALLQGRGVNLLVLDEPTNHLDLPAIEQLESALASYPGTLLLVTHDRRMLAAIETNRRLRVDAGRIAED comes from the coding sequence ATGAGCGCCACGATGATCGTCAAGGACCTGGCCGCCGGGCACGGCGACCGCCCACTCTTCGCCGGGTTGGACCTGGTTGTCGCCCCCGGCGACGTGGTCGGCCTGGTCGGGCCGAACGGGGCCGGCAAGTCGACGCTGCTGCGTACCCTCGCCGGGTTGTTGCCGGTGGAGGCCGGCAGCGTCCGGCTCAGCCCGCCCACCGCGACCGTCGGGCACCTGCCGCAGGAGCCGGAACGGCGACCGGGTGAGACGGTGCGCGACTTCCTGGCCCGACGGACCGGGGTGACCGCCGCGCAGGCGGCGTTGGACGCGGCGACCGAGGCGCTGACCACCGGCGCGGCGGGTGCGGACGACGCGTACGGCGACGCGCTGGAGCGCTGGCTCGCCCTGGGCGGCGCGGACCTGGACGAACGCGCCGAGCAGGTGAGCGCGGACCTGGGGCTCGCGGTCGACCTGGACCACCCGACGACCGGGTTGTCCGGCGGCCAGGCGGCCCGCGCCGGGCTGGCGTCGCTGCTGCTCAGCCGGTACGACATCTTCCTGCTCGACGAGCCGACCAACGACCTGGACCTGGCCGGGTTGGAGCGACTGGAGGAGTTCGTCACCGGGCTGCGCGCCGGCACGGTGCTGGTCAGCCACGACCGTGAGTTCCTGACTCGCACGGTGACCCGGGTGCTGGAGTTGGACCTGCCGCAGCAGCAGGTCAACCACTACGGCGGTGGCTACGCGGCCTACCTGGAGGAGCGCGAGGTGGCGCGCCGGCACGCCCGCGCGGACTTCGAGGAGTACGCCGACACGAAGGCCGGCCTGGAGGCCCGCGCCCGCACCCAGCGTGGCTGGATGGAGAAGGGCGTGAAGAACGCCCGCCGGAAGGCCACCGACAACGACAAGATCGGCCGCAAGTTCCGGAGCGAGGCGAGCGAGAAGCAGGCCGGCAAGGTCAAGCAGACCGAGCGGCTGATCGAACGGCTCGACGTGGTCGAGGAGCCTCGCAAGGAGTGGGAGCTGCGGATGGAGATCGCCGCCGCGCCCCGCGCCGGCGCCGTCGTGGCCACGCTGCGCGGAGCTGTGGTACGCCGAGGCGGGTTCACCCTCGGCCCGGTCGACCTCCAGATCGACTGGGCGGACCGGGTCGCGGTGACCGGGGCGAACGGCTCCGGCAAGTCCACCCTGCTGGCCGCCCTGCTCGGCCGGCTGCCGCTGGACGAGGGCACCGCCTCGCTCGGCCCTGGGGTGGTGGTGGGCGAGGTGGACCAGGCCCGAGGGCTGTTCCTCGGCGACGCGCCACTGATCGACGCGTTCCACGCGGCCGTACCCCACCTGTCGCCCGCCGACGCGCGGACCCTGCTGGCGAAGTTCGGGCTGCGCGCGGCGCACGTGCCCCGACCGGCGGCCACCCTCTCGCCCGGCGAGCGGACCCGGGCGGCGTTGGCCCTGCTCCAGGGCCGTGGGGTCAACCTGCTGGTGCTCGACGAACCCACCAACCACCTGGACCTGCCCGCCATCGAACAGCTCGAATCGGCACTGGCCAGCTACCCCGGAACGCTGCTGCTGGTCACCCACGACCGGCGGATGCTGGCCGCCATCGAGACCAACCGGCGACTGCGGGTCGATGCCGGGCGGATCGCCGAGGATTGA